DNA from Roseimicrobium sp. ORNL1:
CGGACTCAGTGATTCACCACGCTGGCGCGGGCGCAGGCCCGGGGTCATGGCGCCCATCTTTCAGTGGCATAGCCAATCCGAACACGCTCCTCCCCCAACCCCCAGCTGAACAGGCTCTCTCTGTTCCCCCCATTGGCTCATGGTTCAAACCCGCAAAAACCTCCTCTTCAGTACCACTCGCCAATGGAACCCTGGCGATGAGATCATCCTATTGGGTATTTTGAATCTGTTCCGCTCAATCGGCGCGGACTTCAATCCGATCATCTTCAACCGCCACCCGGACATTACCCCTCCGAACGCATGGCAAAACCCGCTGCGCAACCTCAAGCAAACTTCCGGAAAGCTCCTGGACATGCTCGTCCCCTGGCTGCGCGTGGGGCATCACGATAACTCCTGGAAGTTCGATATGGATCCGGAACTCTGCGATCTCTTTGTGTTCGCAGGAACCCCGGAATGGACTGGAAGGCGCCTGACGAAAATATACGAGATGCTGGATCGTCACTCCATTCCAACAGCTTACATCGGAATAGGAAGCGGCGCCCCGAGGACCATCGACTCGTTGCAGCCGGTGTGCGCCCGCGTGGCAAGCCGGGCCATTGCGATGACGGCGCGAGATTCCTTCACCCAGCAACTCTTCTCATCCTTCGGCTCCGTGCAACTCCCCTGCCCGTCCCTCTTTGCCGCGAAGCCCGGCGAGGAACGCACCATCACCGGCATGAAACGCATCTGCCTGATTCATGGTTCCGATCAGGGCTTGAAGTGGCAGCGGATCTCCCCCCGCGCCGCCAAGTTCATCAACCATCTCTACAAGGGGATCATTGAGGAATTCAGCGCGCATTGCGAGGTGGAAATCATGTGCCACTACATCGACGAGCTGCCGGAAGCTCAGCGTCTGTTTCCGGAATGCGCGGTGCGTTATGACTATGATGCAGCACGCTACCTGGACCTGTACCGCTCGTATGATCT
Protein-coding regions in this window:
- a CDS encoding polysaccharide pyruvyl transferase family protein, which translates into the protein MVQTRKNLLFSTTRQWNPGDEIILLGILNLFRSIGADFNPIIFNRHPDITPPNAWQNPLRNLKQTSGKLLDMLVPWLRVGHHDNSWKFDMDPELCDLFVFAGTPEWTGRRLTKIYEMLDRHSIPTAYIGIGSGAPRTIDSLQPVCARVASRAIAMTARDSFTQQLFSSFGSVQLPCPSLFAAKPGEERTITGMKRICLIHGSDQGLKWQRISPRAAKFINHLYKGIIEEFSAHCEVEIMCHYIDELPEAQRLFPECAVRYDYDAARYLDLYRSYDLVIGPRVHGIGAAASVGVPGILIAHDGRADTVQGFQAHVLTSSNDLSRVKEAIDEITATAAGLLDRASKLRRHKADSWAHYRDFLAPKIAPYVGRLSAPSAMPSRVAA